One Sphingomonas endolithica genomic window, GGGCGGCTATGTCGTGCAGCGCATTATCGAGGGCGTGTTCATGCGTCAGAACGGCATGATGCACATCCACGTCTGGCGCCGCTTCGACAGCCGCTTCCGCCTCATCACCGCGCGGCGCAACCCCAACATGGTGATCCTGTTCGTCTCCACGCTGTTCGCCCGCCCCGATCTCGGCCTGGTCGCCGTGGCGATCTGGACGGTGGTGAGTTGCCTGATCCACCTGGTCCGGCTGGTCCAGGCAATGGCGCTCAAGGCCCGCGGCGGCACGATCACCTCCTGGCTCGCGGAAGCATGACATGAACGCGACGATCGAGAAATTCGGCTGGCCCGGCACCTTGCTGTGCAGCTTCGATCATTGGGTCGTGCTTGCCCGCCCCGCCCAGCCTACCTTGGGCAGCCTGGTGCTGGCCGCACGATCGCAGGCCACCGCATTCTCCGACCTGCCGCCGGGCGCGCATGCCGAATTGGCGACTGTGACGAAGGCGATCGAGATCGCGCTGCGCCAGGCGGTGGACTACGCCCAGATCAACTATTTGATGCTGATGATGGCCGACCGCGAAGTGCATTTCCACGTCGTGCCCCGCTACGACGGGCAGCGCGATTGGAACGGGCGGTCCTTCCCCGACGCGGGCTGGCCGAAAGTGCCCGATCTCGGCGCGGCGATCCCACTGGCAGGCGATGAACTCGCCGCATTGGTCGATTGGCTGAAGGGGTTCTTCGTCGCGCAGGGCTAACCCTGCGTGACCCACTTGTCGGTCAGCGCCCGCGCGATCTGGATGTCGTTGAGGAAGTCGACCTCGGCCCAATCGAGCCCTTCGATCGACACCGTGCCGACCTTGCCCGTCGCGGCAAGCTGGTCCACGACCTTCAGATACCAATGCTGCACGCCCTCGGGCGTGCGCATCGCCGCGCGCACGGCTTCGCGGAACAGGCCGGCGCCTTCGCCGCGAAAGGCGAGCAAACCAATCGACTCGGCATTCGACTCGTCTGCCGTCAGTGTCTTGCCGATCCGCATCAGCCGATCGCCATTGCGCGCGACCTTCATATCGTCGCTGTCATAATCGGGCTTCACATCGACCGTCACGGTGATCGGCCAGGCGGAGCCCTGCTGTACCCGCTCGACGATTGCTTCGGACACCAGGGTGTCGCCGTTGAGGATCAGGAAGTCGCCCTCCATCGCGGTGCGCGCGATCCAGCATGACCCCAGATTGTCGGCCACCTTGTAGAACGGGTTGAACAAGGTGGTCACCTTCACGCGCGGGTCGTCGATGCCGGCGAGCACCGCCTCGACCATCGCGTCCATGAAGCCGGTGACGACATGGATGTGCTTGATCCCCTGCCGCGCGAGCATCTCGATCTGCCACTCGATCAGCGTGCGGCCGGAAAAGTCGATCAGGCACTTGGGCTGTTCGGCGGTCAGCGGCAGCAGGCGCGAGCCCTGGCCGGCGCTCAGCAAAATCGCGTGTTCGATCATCGTATTCTCATTCGTCCCATCAAGCAGTGCCAGGAGCATTTCGGCGTTCAGGCGTTCGCACGGACCCGGTTCGAGGTCCAATCAAACTGCGGCCAGCCGCGCGCCTTGGCAATCGCCGTCAGTGCGGCGGACGGATTGACCGCGATCGGTTCATCCACCCAGTCGAACATCGGCAGGTCCGACGCATGGTCCGAAAAGAAGCGGATATGCACCGCCTCTCGCGGCAGGCCATGTTCCGCAAGATAGGCGTCCAGCATGTCGCGCTTGGCCGGGCCATAGCAGTTTTCGCCCTGGATCGTGGCGAGCAGATCGCCATCCTGCCAGGTGCAGCGAGTCGCCACGACATCGTCGATGTCCAGCAACCCCGCCAGCGGGCGGGCATAGAGTTCCGGCGCCGCGGTCGCCAGGATGACGCGCCGCCCCTCGGCTTGTTCGCGGCCGATCCGCCGCACTGCCTCGGGGAGCAGACCGCGCGCATGGATGTGCCGCGCGAACGTGTCTGCCAGGCTGGTCGCGGTTCCCGCGGGAATGCGTCGCCCGAGCAACACCGCGTGCATCGCCATCTTCATCTGCCGGCGAGTCAGGATCTCGGCCGCGTTCAGCAAGGCGACCGGAATAAGCGCCGGCAGCAGCAGCAACCGCAGCGGATTGTTGCGCAGCGCCGAGCGCAGCAGGAACAAGGTGTAGGTGGGCAGCCGGGTGAGCGTGCGATCCACGTCGAACACGGAGATAAGCGTCACCGGCGTCATGTCGGCTGCATTATGCGCGAATTGCGGCGGGAAAACGATGCTGGGCCACCTGCCATGTAACGGGCGACCCAGCGGCCCTCGATCAGCCAGCGACACCCGTCTTCAGCACGATCTCGCCCTCGTCCTCGCCATCCCAATAATGCGCGCGCTTGCCGGTGACCTTGACCAGCACCAGCCCCGGCGTATCGACACCTTCCGGAAACCACCGCTCCAACTCGGACGTCCAATGCTCGGCGAACTGCGCCTTGTCGCGGATAACCGCCGCCGTTCCTTCGATCGAGACGAAGAACGGCCGCATGCCGAGCAGCCCGGACTTGGCCTGGAATGCGAGACTGACCTGCGGGTTGGCGGTCACGTCATGCACGGTCCGCGTGTCGTCGCTCGTGAAATACCAGCTGTCGCCGTCATATTCCACGTCGCGGTTGTTGCTCATCGGCCGCGACCCGATCGCACCACCCTCGGTGTGCGTCGACAGCATGCAGAAATCGATGTCCTTCATCGCCTCGGCGATCTCGTTCAGGGTCTTTGGCATCGTATTTCTCCTTGGGATCGTACAGCCCAACGACCAACCGCCCGGATCGCTCCCGCTCAGCGTGCGATCAGCCGGAGCGTGGACGCGTCGCGATCGCCGTCGTAGAACGCGTCCAGGCAGCGGCCGAAACGGGCATCGTCGCCCGCTGCCTCGAACAAGGTGGCGCTCGAGCGCAGTTTGACCGCATCGATGCCGCCAAGCACCGTCTCGGCCGAGCGCCGACCGGCCCAGCTCAGCATCGCCTCCGTACAGGTAAGCAGCCTCTCGGCCAGGAGCGGGTGCGCGAGATAGGCGCGCGCTTCGTCCAGATCTCGGACGGCGTAGAAGCGCGCGGTCGGGCTCTGGCCGAGCCCGGCGATCTGCGGGAACACGAACCACATCCAATGGCTGCGTTTCCGCCCATTGCGAAGCTCCGCCAGCGCGTCTTCATAGACATCCCGCTGCGCATCGACGAAGCGATCGAGCGTGCTCATGCCGCCATCGGCGGCAGCGCCCAGTCGATCGTTCCGCGGCCATGCTCCGATAGGAACGCGTTGGCGCGCGAGAAATGCCGACAGCCGTGAAAGCCGTTATGCGCCGATAGCGGCGAAGGATGCGCCGCCGTCAGCACGAGATGGTGCGACTCGTCCACCAGGGCGGCCTTCTTCTGCGCATGCGCGCCCCACAGCATGAACACGCTCGGCGCGGTTGCCGCGCTTACTGCCGCGATCACAGCATCGGTGAAGCCTTCCCATCCGCGCCCGCGATGCGACGCCGCGCGGCCCTGTTCGACCGTCAGCACGGTGTTGAGCAGCAACACGCCTTGCGCCGCCCAATGCTCCAGAAACCCGTGCCGCGCGCGCGGCACGCCGAGATCGGCTTCCAGTTCCTTGTAGATGTTCACCAGCGACGGCGGTGGGCGTACGCCCGGCGGCACGGAAAAGGACAAGCCATGCGCCTGCCCCTCGCCATGATAGGGATCCTGGCCCAGGATCACCACGCGCACGCGGTCGATCGGCGTGAGCGCCAGCGCGCGGAACCGGTCGTGCGACGCGGGGAACACCTGCTTGCCGGCGGCATCTTCCGCCGCGAGGAAGTCGGCGAGCGCCGCCATGTGCGGACCCTGCAACGCCGGCGCCAGCTTGCCGCGCCAGCTTTCGTCCAACCCGCTTAGCATCGTCAGCGTTTCTTGACGAACTCGGCGCGCAGCACGAGACCCTTGATGCCCTCGTACCGGCAATCGATCTCCTGCGCGTCGCCGGTCAGGCGGATCGACTTGATCAGCGTGCCGCGCTTCAGAGTCTGGCCGGCGCCCTTGACGGTCAGGTCCTTGATCAACGTCACCTGATCGCCGTCGGATAGCAGGTTACCCACTGCGTCGCGCACCTCGACGGTACCGGCGGCGGGCAGCGCCGCCGCATCGGCCGCGCTGACCCATTCGCCGCTTGCCTCGTCATAGACGAAGCTGTCGTCATCAATTGCCATGCCCGCGATCAGCTCTTGATCGTGACGATGTCGAGCGCCTTGTTCTTGGTCGAGCTGTTCGCCGCGATCGCCTTGACCTTCTCGGCCTTGGGCTTGCGCACTTCCTTGTTCGATTTCTTCTGGCTCTTTGCCATGGGACATCCTTTCGGCAGGCGATATGCCCGCACGGCGCCAGCATAGTCCGGCAAATCGCGAAAGGCGCGCGGATTCGGAACCGAAGCCCAAGCCCGTGGCTTGACTGCCGACAGACAGGAGAATGCGGTGCTGGAACATATCCCCCAATGGCTGGGTGCTGCCTTGAAAAACATGCGCGCCGGTGCCGACGCGTTGACTATCGCGCAGCCCGGGCTGGGGCAGGGCGCCACGATCGATCTGTCGAGCCCGGCCTTTGCCAACGAGGCCCGCCTGCCGCCACGCTTTACAGCCGACGGCGAGGGCGTCTCGCCGCCGCTCGTCTGGGGCGCGGTGCCGGAGGGGACCGCGATGCTGGCCTTGCTGGTCGAGGATGCAGATGCGCCGACGCCGTCGCCTTTGGTGCACGCAATCGTGTGGGGGCTGCCGGCACAAGCCGGACGGCTGGCCGAAGGGGCGATCGCCGCCGATGATACCGGCACGGCGGAGGGCGGGGATGTCGGGCGAAATTCGTATCTCGGCGAAGGATGGCTGCCGCCCGATCCGCCGACCGGGCATGGCGAGCACCGTTATGTCTTTCAATTGTTCGCGCTTGATGGCGGGGTCAGTGATCCCGGCAAGACGCCGGGGCGCGCCGCGCTGATCGCGGCGATGGCCGGGCATGTGCTGGGCGCCGGGTTGCTGATCGGCACCTATTCGCGTGGTGAGGAGGCTGCCGCGGGACCCGTCGCCGGTTCGACCTTGGGCGCTTTGCGCCCGATCTGATGCTAGCCGATCAACTGGCTGGCGGCGGATGCCTGCTGGCCGAGGATCGCGAGGACGGTCAGCGTAAAGGCGGCGATGCCGATGAAGATACTGCGCATTGCATTGCTCCCCTGAGTGGCGTCCCGGTCAGGCGACCGGGACGACGGGAACGGCGGCGCTGATCATGATGCTGGCGACGAACAAGGCGGCCAGAGCGGAAAAAGCGGTGCGCTGCAGGGCTTCGAAGCGAACGGACATGGTAGGAACTCCTGTCGATGCGGCGATCCGGACCATCCGGCTGCCGATGTCAGGAGCTTTGCAGGGAGCGTGCCAATTCGCTAAGTGGCTGTAATGCTGGCATTCAGCTGTCGTGCCGTTCCGACACTGGTAGAATGCGCCAATATGCTGGCGCACTTTTGCCAATGTTTGGCTTCAGCCGTACTTGAGCTGGTTTCGTCCGGCCTGCTTCGCCCCATAGAGCAGCCGGTCCGCGCGGCCGAAAGCGGTTGTCAGTGATTCGTTCGCCGCGGCCGTCGTCATGCCGGCCGAGAAGGTAAGTTCGCCCAGCGGCACATCGCTGCCGCGCACGCGATATCGTTTGGCCGCCAGCGCCTTGCGTGCCGCCTCTAGCGTCTTCAATGCCTTGGCCGAATCCACCCCGCTGAACAGCACGGCGAATTCCTCCCCGCCATAACGCGTCACCAGATGCCCGTCGCAACACAGCGACAAGGTCTCGGCGATCGCCTTCAATACCCGGTCGCCCACGGCATGCCCGAAGCGGTCGTTGACTGCCTTGAAATGGTCGACATCGCACACCGCAATGCATGTGCCGCCCGGCCGCGACATGCGTTCGGCATAGGCCTCCTCGAACATGCGCCGGTTGGGCAGGCCGGTCAGCGCATCCCGCCGGGCATTGTCGCGCGCCTCGTCCAGCTTGACGCGTAGGTCGTTCACTTCCGCCGTCGCTGCCTGGAGCCGGCTTTCGGCACTGCGGACCCGGGCGAGCATCGCCGCCGTCAGTCGCGCGACCTGATCGGCACCCAATGCCGGCGTATCGCGCAACGTGTCGGCGCTGGCGGCAAGGTCGCGGCCGAACCCCTGCGTTTCGGCGCGCATCTGCTCCATCATGTCGGCAAATCCCTCGACTTGCATCTGCGTTCGCGCGACCAGCCCCTCTGCGGCGTCGACATCGTCGCTGGCACCCGAGATCTCTGCCACCGATCCGCCGAGCGCCTCGATGTCGCGGCGCGATAACCGAACGCCGTTCTCCGTCCATTTCGCAACGGCTTGCCCGACCGGGCCGTTTGCCTCGGTGATGACCAGATAGGCGAAGGCATAATGTTGCGGATCAGGGCTCAGATGCTGCTCGTACAGAAAGGCACCGATGCGCGCGAACAATGTCGCGTCATCATCGGTCTCTGCCACTCGTCGAGCAATCGCTGCCGTCATTGCGCCCCCGCCGCTCGCCGCCGGTTCCTCCGAACACGGTACCGCCTGCTGCCTCGTTGACACAGGTGCTAGGCCGGAACTGCTAACAACCCGTTTGCACCGGACAAAACTGGTTCGTTATGGATCGATCCCACGATCGGCATGGCATGCGATTGGGCCTGAACTGGCGACGCTGCAGGCAAAATCTCGTTGGCGTGCCGCGCTGCCGCGCGCTAGGCAGCCGCGATGCGTATCACCCCTGCCGACACGGCATTCGCCGCCCGCCTCGCCGACGCCGCCGGTGCGGCGATCCGCCCGCATTTCCGCAGCGCCTACGGCGTGGAGTCGAAGGAGGACGAGTCGCCCGTTACGATCGCCGATCGGGCGGCGGAAGCCGCGATGCGCGCGCTGATCGAGCAGCATTTCCCGACCGACGCGGTCATCGGCGAGGAATATGGCGTGAAGGAAGGCACGTCAGGCCGTGCCTGGGTGCTGGATCCGATCGACGGCACCCGCGCGTTCATTTCGGGCCGCCCGATCTTCGGCACGCTGATCGCGCTGATGGTCGATGGCTGGCCGATGCTGGGCGTGATCGACCAGCCGATCCTGCAGGAACGCTGGCTGGGGGTGGTCGGGCAGCCGACCTTGTTCAATGGTCGGCCGGCGGCCACGCGGCGCTGCCCCGATCTGGCGAGTGCCTTGCTCGGCACGACGTCGCCCGCCGCCTTCGACGATGCGACACTCCATGCCTTCGAGCATCTCGATGCGGCGGTCCGCAGCACGGTGCTGGGCGGCGACTGCTACAATTACGGCTGCGTTGCCAGCGGCTGGCTGGATATCGTCGTCGAGGCGAACCTCAAGATCCATGACTTCGCCGCCTTGGTGCCGGTGGTCGAAGGGGCGGGCGGTCGCATGTGTGACTGGGCGGGCGATCCGCTGACCGCCGACAGCGTCGGCGAGGTGATTGCCGCCGGCGATCCGGCGCGGATCGAGGACATATTGGAGGCGCTCGCCTGCCGCGGGCATTGAGGGTACGTCCCTCAATCTCCCCCGGTGCAGGTTATCCCGGTTTGACTTAGAAACCGCTCAGAAGATGCCCAGGAACTTCTTCTTCTGGCCCTTCTTCTCCTCCTTCGAGCGCTTGCCGTCTTCCGCCTTTGCGGTCGTGCCCTTGCCCACGTCGTCGCGCTGCTTGCCGTCCTTGGTCCGCTGCGCCCGCGCGGTCGCGCCCTGCAGCACCGGGCCGCAGGCGGCACCCTTGGCATCGCCGACATCGACGAACGCCAGCACCCCGGCAAGCGGCGTCGCCACCAGGCTCAGGCCCAGCGCCGCGCCGGCGCGGCCCATCAATTCGCCGCTGACCGGGCTGATCCCGGGCTTGGCGAAATAGCCGTTGATGCCGATCGGCGATTGCCCGGCGAACAGGCTGAACTTCTTGCTGTCCGCGCGGAAGGCGAGATCGAGCGCTTCGTTCTTGAAGCTGAACCCGCCGCGACCGATCATCACGTTCTTGCGCGTGTCGATCAGGATCGGGTCGGCCGCGGCGATACCATTGCGCACGGTAAAGCCGATCAGCCCGCAATTGATCTGCACCGGTTCCTTCAGCTTGCCCTGGAACAGGCGCTGCACGAACGTACCCGCATCCAGTTCGGACAGCTGGATGTTGCGCGCCCAGAAGCTGCCCTGCGGCAGGATGATCGCGATGCGGCCGTTCGCGTTGCTGAGCGAATCGTGCACCGTATTGCCGACGCCGGTCAACTTGACGCGCGCCTTCACCGTGCCGCTGGTGCCCGATTCCTCGACTCCCCAGCCGGCCAGCAACCGGGCGAGGGGCGTCGGCGACAGGCGGATGTCGTAGTCGGTAAACACGGGCTGGCGCCGCGCATTGATCGTGATGTCCGACGCGACACGGCCGCGCGCCATCTCGAACGTCAGTGGGGAGAGCTTGAGCAGCGAATTGTCGAGCCCGAGCGTCAGCGCGATGTTGGAAATGGGCACGCTCTTCGCCCGCACCCGGCCGACGGTATAGCGCACGTCGGCATCGAAGTTGCGCAGCGCCTCGACGCGGAGCGGGGCATCGGGCAGCAGTCGCGGGGTGCCGCCGACGGTGCTGATCGCCCCAGCGGCGCCCTTGGCGGCGACCAGATCGGGATTGTAGCCGATGAACGGCGCGACATCGACGATATCCAGCGTCCGCGTGGCCAGTGTGGCGGTGAGCAGGATGCGCGGCTCGCGCATCGTCACGGTCAGCTTGCCGGCGATGTCGCTGTCGCCAAAATGACCGTTGAGCCGCGTGAACACCCAGTCATTGTCTTGCTTGGTCAGGTTGGAATTGAGCACATAGGTGCGCGTGTCGGGGATCGCGACGCCCATCACCATGAACAGGTCGGCGAGGTTGCGGCCGCGCGCCGTGATCCGCAGCTTGGAGCCTTGCAGCTCGGTCGCGCCCGGCAGCGTGCCGGCAATGTCGATCCGCGTCTTGGCGCCGTCGATATGCGCCATCAGCTGGTTCTCGCCGCCGGCCAGCGTGGCGTTGGGCGAGAGCAACGCGCCGGTCATCGTGAACGGCGTGGTGCGCGCGGTGCCCGATCCGGTGAAGCGGACCGCGCTGGCAAAGCGGCTGTCGCTGGCCTTCACGCTCTGGATCGCGATGTCGGCGGACAATTGCATCTGCGGGTCGCGGTAGGTGACTCGCGTATCGCGCACCGTCGCGGCGCGGATCAACGGCATCTCGAACGGCTTGCCCTTCTTGTTGGGGTCGCCGAACGTCCAGGTATTGCGCGCATGTGCCGCGTCCCAGCGCAGGTCGATACGCCCGCCCTCGATCTCCAGCCGATTGACGCGCTTGGTGCCCGAAAAGATCAGCGGCACGATCGCGAATCGAAGGTCGATGCGCTTGGCCTCGAAGAAGCGCGGGCGTTGTTCCCGCGCCCAATCGGGGTTGGCGACACTCAGCCCCTCGGCATAGACCTTCAGGTTGATCGGGTTGAAATAGAATTGGAAATCGCCCGCCACGCGCACGTCGCGCCCGGCGCTGCGGCTCATATATTTCTCGAACGTGTGCTTGAGGAAGCGGCCCTTGGTGATGAAAAGGATCGCCCAGGCAAGCACGATCAGGAACAGGATCGACAGGATGATCCGCGTTACCCAGCCGATCGGGCTATGCTGGCGGTAGCGACGCCGATACCACGGCTCCACGCACGGTGCGGCCGGGGGCGCCGCCGCGTCCGGAACGGGATGAACATCGGGGGTCGTTACGGGAGTGTCGATGTCTGCCATAGCCGCTGCAACCGGTGATGAAAGTGAATCGTTCCCGTGTGTTGCAATTTGCCGGCCCCTCGACTAAGCGCCCTCCTTCCCGCGAGTAAAGAGGAACTGCCCGGCCGGTATGGGCTGCCGTGGCCGTTCATAAACGCTCCGCGAAACTGAAAGGACGAAAATGCCCAAACTCAAGACGAAGAGCGGCGTGAAGAAGCGCTTCAAGCTCACTGCATCCGGTCTGTTGAAGCATGGCGTGGCCGGCAAGCGCCACCGCCTGATCAGCCACAACAGCAAGTATATCCGTCAGAACCGCGGCACCAAGCTGCTGTCCAAGGCCGACACCGCCACGGTGAAGGCATGGGCACCGTACGGTCTCGGTTGAGCGGAAAGGAATAGAGAATGGCACGCGTCAAACGTGGTGTAACCACTCACGCCAAGCACAAGCGGGTTCTGAATCTGGCGAAGGGCTATTATGGCCGTCGCAAGAACACGATCCGTATCGCCCGTCAGGCGGTCGAAAAGGCCGGCCAGTACGCCTATCGCGATCGCAAGGTTAAGAAGCGCTCGTTCCGTGCGCTCTGGATCCAGCGTATCAACGCTGCCGTGCGCATGGAGGGCCTGACCTACGGCACGTTCATGCACGGCCTGAAGCTTGCGAACATCGATCTCGACCGCAAGGTCCTGGCCGATATCGCGATGCACGAAGGCGCGGCATTTAGCGCCATCATCGCGCAGGCGAAGGCGGCTCTGCCCCAGGCCGCCTGACAGCGACCTGCGAGTAAGCGACATTGGGGGCGCGGGTGGTCTAGGCCACCCGCGCCCTTTTCGTTATCGGCATACCGCCCAGCCGGGCAACGGAGTGATCAGTGACCGAGCAAGCGACCGACATCGAGCAACTGAAGACGGACCTCGTCGCCGCGATCGAGACCGCGAGCGGGCTCGATGCGCTGGAGGCGTGCCGCGTCCATGCATTGGGCAAGGCCGGGGCGGTGACGGCGCTGCTCAAGACGCTGGGCAAGATGTCGCCCGAGGAGCGTCTGGTGCAGGGCCCCCGCATCCAGGGTCTGCGCGAAGCCGTCACTGCGGCGATCGCCGCGCGCAAGGATGCGCTGGAGCGCGCCGAGCTCGATGCGCGGCTCGCCCGCGAGACGCTCGACATGACGCTGCCGGCCGATGCGCTACCTGCCGGCACGATCCACCCGGTCAGCCAGGTGATGGACGAGCTGGCGGAGATCTTCGCCGATCTCGGCTTTGCGGTCGCCACCGGCCCGGAGATCGAGGACGACTGGCACAATTTCAGCGCGCTCAACATTCCCGAGACGCACCCCGCGCGCGCGATGCAGGATACCTTCTACCTCGCCGGCGAGCATGAGCCGCCGATGGTGCTGCGCACGCACACCTCGCCGGTGCAGATCCGCACGATGGTCGAGGTGGCACGCCGCTCGGGCAAGGCCGGCGAGCCGATCCGCATCATCGCGCCGGGCCGCGTCTATCGCTCCGACTGGGATGCGACGCACACGCCGATGTTCCACCAGATCGAGGGGCTGGTGATCGACAAGGGCATCACGCTCGGGCATCTCAAATGGACGCTCGAGACGTTCCTGCGCGCGTTCTTCGAGCGCGACGATGTCGTGCTGCGGCTGCGGCCGAGCTATTTCCCGTTCACCGAGCCCTCGGCGGAAGTCGATGTCGGCTTCAGTCTCGACAAGGGCAAACGCGTGATCGGCGGCAGTGACGGCTGGATGGAAGTACTCGGCAGCGGCATGGTCCACCGCAAGGTGATCGAGGCGTGCGGGCTCGACCCGAACGAATGGCAGGGCTTCGCCTTCGGCTGTGGCATCGATCGCCTGGCGATGCTGAAGTACGGCATCGACGATCTTCGCCCGGTATTCGAAAGCGACGTGCGCTGGCTGAAGCATTACGGCTTCTCCGCGCTCGACGTGCCCACTTTGTCCGGCGGAGTCGGCGCATGAAGATCACCCTAGACTGGCTCCGCCAGCACCTCGACACGACCGCCAGCCTCGACCAGATCGTCGACACGCTGACGCGTATCGGCCTCGAAGTCGAAGGCGTGGAGAATCCCGGCGAGAAGCTCGCCGCGTTCAAGGTCGCGCGCGTGCTCAGCGCCGAACGCCACCCACAGGCCGACAAGCTTCAGGTCCTCTCGGTCGATGCCGGTGACGGCCCGATGCAGGTCGTGTGCGGCGCGCCCAATGCGCGCGCCGGGCTGGTCGGCGTGTTCGGCGCGCCCGGCGCGTACGTGCCCGGCAGCGACATCACGCTCAAGGTCGCCGAGATCCGCGGTGTTGTCTCCAACGGCATGATGTGTTCGACGCGCGAGCTGGAGCTTGGCGAGGATCATGACGGCATCATCGAGCTGCCCGCCGACGCGCCCATCGGCACGTCCTATCCGGATTATGCCGGGCTCACCGATCCGGTGATCGACGTCAGCATCACGCCCAACAAGCAGGATTGCATGGGCGTCCACGGCATTGCGCGGGATCTGGCGGCTGCCGGCCTCGGCACGCTCAAGTCGCTGACCGTAACGCCGGTCGCCGGCGAGGGCGCCGGCCCCGACGTGCGCACCGATGATCCCGAGGGCTGCCCCGCTTTCTACGCCCAGTCGGTCAGCGGCGTCAGCAACGGCGAGGCGCCCGAATGGATGCGCCGCCGCCTCACCGCGATCGGCCAGAAGCCGATTTCCGCGCTGGTCGACATCACCAATTACGTGATGATCGATCTCGGCCGCCCCTTGCACGTCTACGACCGCGCAAAACTCACCGGCGGCCTCGTCGCGCGCAAGGCGGTGGCCGGCGAACAGGTGCTCGCGCTCAACGGCAAGACCTATACGCTGACCGAGACGATGACGGTGATCGCCGACGACGCGCACGTCCACGACATCGGCGGCATCATGGGCGGCGAGGACTCCGGCGTGTCGGAGAGCACCACCGACGTGCTGATCGAATGCGCCTATTTCGATCCCGACGCGATCGCGCGTACCGGCCAGAAGCTTGGCCTGACCAGCGATGCGCGCCAGCGCTTCGAACGCGGCGTCGATCCGGCGTTCCTTGACCAAGGTCTGGCGATCGCCACGCAGATGGT contains:
- the rpmI gene encoding 50S ribosomal protein L35, translating into MPKLKTKSGVKKRFKLTASGLLKHGVAGKRHRLISHNSKYIRQNRGTKLLSKADTATVKAWAPYGLG
- the rplT gene encoding 50S ribosomal protein L20, translating into MARVKRGVTTHAKHKRVLNLAKGYYGRRKNTIRIARQAVEKAGQYAYRDRKVKKRSFRALWIQRINAAVRMEGLTYGTFMHGLKLANIDLDRKVLADIAMHEGAAFSAIIAQAKAALPQAA
- the pheS gene encoding phenylalanine--tRNA ligase subunit alpha; amino-acid sequence: MTEQATDIEQLKTDLVAAIETASGLDALEACRVHALGKAGAVTALLKTLGKMSPEERLVQGPRIQGLREAVTAAIAARKDALERAELDARLARETLDMTLPADALPAGTIHPVSQVMDELAEIFADLGFAVATGPEIEDDWHNFSALNIPETHPARAMQDTFYLAGEHEPPMVLRTHTSPVQIRTMVEVARRSGKAGEPIRIIAPGRVYRSDWDATHTPMFHQIEGLVIDKGITLGHLKWTLETFLRAFFERDDVVLRLRPSYFPFTEPSAEVDVGFSLDKGKRVIGGSDGWMEVLGSGMVHRKVIEACGLDPNEWQGFAFGCGIDRLAMLKYGIDDLRPVFESDVRWLKHYGFSALDVPTLSGGVGA
- a CDS encoding AsmA family protein, which encodes MADIDTPVTTPDVHPVPDAAAPPAAPCVEPWYRRRYRQHSPIGWVTRIILSILFLIVLAWAILFITKGRFLKHTFEKYMSRSAGRDVRVAGDFQFYFNPINLKVYAEGLSVANPDWAREQRPRFFEAKRIDLRFAIVPLIFSGTKRVNRLEIEGGRIDLRWDAAHARNTWTFGDPNKKGKPFEMPLIRAATVRDTRVTYRDPQMQLSADIAIQSVKASDSRFASAVRFTGSGTARTTPFTMTGALLSPNATLAGGENQLMAHIDGAKTRIDIAGTLPGATELQGSKLRITARGRNLADLFMVMGVAIPDTRTYVLNSNLTKQDNDWVFTRLNGHFGDSDIAGKLTVTMREPRILLTATLATRTLDIVDVAPFIGYNPDLVAAKGAAGAISTVGGTPRLLPDAPLRVEALRNFDADVRYTVGRVRAKSVPISNIALTLGLDNSLLKLSPLTFEMARGRVASDITINARRQPVFTDYDIRLSPTPLARLLAGWGVEESGTSGTVKARVKLTGVGNTVHDSLSNANGRIAIILPQGSFWARNIQLSELDAGTFVQRLFQGKLKEPVQINCGLIGFTVRNGIAAADPILIDTRKNVMIGRGGFSFKNEALDLAFRADSKKFSLFAGQSPIGINGYFAKPGISPVSGELMGRAGAALGLSLVATPLAGVLAFVDVGDAKGAACGPVLQGATARAQRTKDGKQRDDVGKGTTAKAEDGKRSKEEKKGQKKKFLGIF